Genomic window (Stenotrophomonas maltophilia):
GCGCAGGAACGCACGACCACGACCCGCAACCGATTGCTGCGCGACGGCCAGCGCGGCCTGCACGCTGTCGGCCTGCACCGTGGCCTTGGCCGAGACATTGCCCAGCCGCACGTTGACGGTCTTCTGCGGCACCCGCACCAGGCCCTTCAGTGCCTGCCGCAGGGTCTGCCCACTGTTGCGCAGCGCCACCAGCACCTGCAGGGCGCTGACAATGCCATCGCCGGTGGTGGCCCGGTCCAGGCACAGCAGATGGCCTGAAGCTTCACCACCGAGCACACCACCGCCTTCGACCAATGCCTGGTGCACGTAACGGTCACCGACATTGCTGCGCACGAACGGAATCTGCAGGTCGGCAAATGCCTTCTCAACGCCGTAGTTGCTCATCAGCGTGCCGACCACCGGGCCGCGCAGGCGGCCTTCGTCCTTCCATGCGCGGGCCAGGATGTACAGCAGATCGTCACCATCGACCGGGTTGCCCTGATCGTCTGCCATCAGCACACGGTCGCCATCACCATCGAACGCGATGCCGAGATCGGCGCGGGTCTCGCGGACCTTGGCCGCCAGGTTGTCGATATGGGTGGAGCCCACACCGGCGTTGATGTTGACGCCATTGGGCTCGGCCCCGATGCCGATCACTTCGGCACCCAGTTCGCGGAACAGCAACGGTGCGATCTGGTAGGTGGCGCCGTGCGCGCAATCCAGTACCAGGCGCACGCCACGCAGGTCGAACGCGCGCGGCACGCTGGCCTTGCAGAACTCGATGTAGCGCCCAACCGCTTCGCGCGCGCGCGATGCCTTGCCCAGCTTCTCCGATTCAGCGGTGGTGAACGGAATGTCCAACGCCGCTTCCAGGGCCAGCTCGGTGGCATCGTCGAGCTTCTCGCCCTGGGCGGAGAAGAACTTGATGCCGTTGTCGTAATGCGGGTTGTGCGAGGCACTGATGACGATGCCGGCATCCACGCCCAGCGTGCGAGTCAGGAACGCCACCGCCGGGGTCGGCATCGGTCCCAGCAGCTGCACGTCGGCGCCGGCGGCGACCAGGCCGGCTTCCAGTGCGGCCTCGAACATGTAACCGGAAATGCGGGTGTCCTTGCCGATCACCACGATCGGCCGGCGCCCGTCCTGGCCGCGCTGGGCAACCAGGACACGGCCCAGGGCGTTGCCCAGGCGCAGCACGAAGTCGGCCGAGATCACGCCCTGGCCGACCCGTCCACGGATGCCATCAGTACCGAAGTACTTGCGGCCTCCCATCAAGCCACCTCCGGCGCCGGCTGACGGCCCAGCATCGCCAGCAGATCGGACAGGCGGTCGCGCATTTCGCGGCGGTCGCAGATCTGGTCGATGGCACCGTGCTCCAGCAGGAACTCCGAGCGCTGGAAGCCTTCCGGCAGCTTCTCGCGCACGGTCTGCTCGATCACGCGCGGGCCGGCGAAGCCGATCAGCGCCTGCGGTTCGGCGATGTTGATATCGCCCAGCATCGCGAACGAGGCCGACACGCCGCCGGTGGTCGGATGGGTCAGCACCGAGATGTACGGCAGGCCGGCTTCACGAAGCTTGCCCAGCGCGGCCGAGGTCTTGGCCATCTGCATCAGCGAGAACAGGCCTTCCTGCATGCGCGCGCCGCCGCTCTGCGAGAAGCAGACGTAGGGCGCACCGATCTCGACCGCGGTTTCCGCGGCCAGTGCGAAACGCTCGCCGACCACCGAGCCCATCGAGCCGCCCATGAAGGCGAAATCGAACGACGAGGCGACCAGCGCACGGCCCTTGAGCAGGCCGCGCATGGCGATCAGCGCGTCATATTCGCCGGTGTTCTTCTGCGCGATCTTGATGCGCTCGCTGTACTTCTTCTGGTCCTTGAACTTGAGCAGGTCGGTCGGACCCAGGCGCGCACCGATCTCTGTGGTGCTGTCGGCATCGAACAGGGCGGCCAGGCGCGCACGCGCGCGGATCGCCATGTGATGGCCGCACTTCGGGCAGACTTCCAGGTTCTCTTCCAGTTCCGGACGGTACAACGCGCTGCCGCAGTTGCTGCACTTTTCCCACAGGCCCTCGGGGACACTGCGCTTCTTGCTGGGGGTGTTGTCGGTGCGGATGCCGGACGGCATCAACTTGCTGAGCCAACTCATGCGGGAGGACACTTCCGTTCAGGGCGGCCCAGGGGCCGCAAAGGCGGACAGTCTAGCTCCGCTTTCCCTGCCCGTGCACCCCCTTGCCGGCCTGTGGGCCACCGGAAAAAACCATGCTGGGACGTACGTTTAGCGCGGGGAAGTGCCAGCCGCTGCCCGGCAACCCTTATGTACAGACCGATGGGTAGTGCCGGCCGCTGGCCGGCAGCCCTGTGCGCAGGCGGGTATGGAGGATGCCGGCCAGCGGCCGGCAGTCCTGTTACGCGTCCAGCGCCTGCCGCAGCGGGGCCAGGAAGGTTCGAGCGCGCTGCGCGGCCTCTTCAGCCGAGTCCGCTTCGGCCAGCACCGCCACCAGCGCACTGCCCACCACCACGCCGTCGGCCTGGCGGGCCATCGCCGCGGCGCTGTCGGCATCCTTGATGCCGAAGCCCGCCACCACCGGCACCGACGCACGCGCGCGCAACGCCTGCAGGCGGGCACTGGCGGCATCGCTGTCCAGGCGCTCGGACGCGCCGGTGACACCGGCAAAGCTGACGTAGTAGAGATAGCCGCGGGCCAACGCCAGCAGCTTGTCGGCGCGCGCCTCGCTGGTGGTCGGCGACGCCAGCAGGACCAGCGCCAGGCCGGCTGCGTCGAACGCCTGCTGGGCCTCGCCCGCTTCTTCCGGCGGCAGGTCGACCAGCAGCACGCCGTCCACGCCGGCGTCCACGGCGGCCTTGGCGAAGGCCGCGTAGCCATGGATCTCCACCGGGTTCAGGTAGCCCATCAGTACCACCGGGGTCTGCGCATCGCGCTCGCGGAACTGCG
Coding sequences:
- the glmM gene encoding phosphoglucosamine mutase; translated protein: MGGRKYFGTDGIRGRVGQGVISADFVLRLGNALGRVLVAQRGQDGRRPIVVIGKDTRISGYMFEAALEAGLVAAGADVQLLGPMPTPAVAFLTRTLGVDAGIVISASHNPHYDNGIKFFSAQGEKLDDATELALEAALDIPFTTAESEKLGKASRAREAVGRYIEFCKASVPRAFDLRGVRLVLDCAHGATYQIAPLLFRELGAEVIGIGAEPNGVNINAGVGSTHIDNLAAKVRETRADLGIAFDGDGDRVLMADDQGNPVDGDDLLYILARAWKDEGRLRGPVVGTLMSNYGVEKAFADLQIPFVRSNVGDRYVHQALVEGGGVLGGEASGHLLCLDRATTGDGIVSALQVLVALRNSGQTLRQALKGLVRVPQKTVNVRLGNVSAKATVQADSVQAALAVAQQSVAGRGRAFLRPSGTEPVVRVTVEADDATLMQETLDRLSAAVRDAAA
- the accD gene encoding acetyl-CoA carboxylase, carboxyltransferase subunit beta, giving the protein MSWLSKLMPSGIRTDNTPSKKRSVPEGLWEKCSNCGSALYRPELEENLEVCPKCGHHMAIRARARLAALFDADSTTEIGARLGPTDLLKFKDQKKYSERIKIAQKNTGEYDALIAMRGLLKGRALVASSFDFAFMGGSMGSVVGERFALAAETAVEIGAPYVCFSQSGGARMQEGLFSLMQMAKTSAALGKLREAGLPYISVLTHPTTGGVSASFAMLGDINIAEPQALIGFAGPRVIEQTVREKLPEGFQRSEFLLEHGAIDQICDRREMRDRLSDLLAMLGRQPAPEVA
- the trpA gene encoding tryptophan synthase subunit alpha, which gives rise to MSVSRLDACFQRLREQQRKALIPFITAGDPSLEATVPVMHALVDAGADVIELGVPFSDPMADGPTIQRSSERALARGAGSRYVLQAVAQFRERDAQTPVVLMGYLNPVEIHGYAAFAKAAVDAGVDGVLLVDLPPEEAGEAQQAFDAAGLALVLLASPTTSEARADKLLALARGYLYYVSFAGVTGASERLDSDAASARLQALRARASVPVVAGFGIKDADSAAAMARQADGVVVGSALVAVLAEADSAEEAAQRARTFLAPLRQALDA